In Paraburkholderia bryophila, a single genomic region encodes these proteins:
- a CDS encoding NAD(P)/FAD-dependent oxidoreductase, with amino-acid sequence MASKRFEANLTTHTSERTSVDVAIIGAGPAGAVAAALLRKAGRSVLVLERQHFPRFSIGESLLPQSMAYLEEAGMLQAVVEAGFQYKNGAHFICGDKSSAFDFRDKHSPGWGTTYQVERAVFDDILIRCAAQQGADVRFGHAVRAVHTGARPLVDVIDEADRAYQIEARFVLDASGFGRVLPRLLNLEAPTGMPTRAAIFTHVQDGIPAGVTDRNKICVATHPERRDVWFWMIPLAGGRSSVGCVAEASFLEVPEAARDAKLRELIQQEPTFNRLIGNAPFLMPVRHIGGYAANVERLHGPGYALLGNAGEFLDPVFSSGVTIALRSAHLAVETLNRQLDGEEVDWSAAYDVPLRKGIDTFRAFVERWYTGALQDIIFYPEQAPSIRRMIAAVLAGYAWDESNPYVADPVRRLNALHEVCTQR; translated from the coding sequence ATGGCAAGCAAACGATTTGAGGCAAACTTGACTACACACACGTCAGAGCGCACTAGCGTCGATGTCGCGATCATCGGCGCGGGTCCGGCGGGCGCGGTTGCAGCAGCGCTGCTGCGCAAAGCGGGTCGTTCCGTGCTGGTGCTGGAGCGCCAGCATTTTCCGCGTTTCTCGATCGGCGAAAGCCTGCTGCCGCAGAGCATGGCCTACCTCGAAGAAGCCGGCATGTTGCAGGCCGTGGTCGAAGCCGGCTTCCAGTACAAGAACGGCGCGCATTTCATCTGCGGCGACAAGTCGTCGGCGTTCGACTTCCGCGACAAGCATTCGCCGGGCTGGGGCACGACCTACCAGGTCGAACGCGCGGTGTTCGACGACATTCTGATTCGCTGCGCGGCGCAGCAGGGCGCCGACGTGCGCTTCGGTCACGCGGTGCGCGCGGTTCACACCGGCGCGCGGCCATTGGTCGACGTGATCGACGAGGCGGATCGCGCGTATCAGATCGAAGCGCGTTTCGTGCTCGACGCGAGCGGCTTCGGCCGCGTGCTGCCGCGCCTGCTGAACCTCGAAGCGCCGACCGGCATGCCGACGCGCGCCGCGATCTTCACTCACGTGCAGGACGGCATTCCCGCCGGCGTTACCGACCGCAACAAGATCTGCGTGGCGACCCATCCGGAGCGCCGCGATGTGTGGTTCTGGATGATTCCGCTGGCGGGCGGCCGTTCGTCGGTGGGCTGCGTGGCCGAGGCGAGTTTTCTCGAAGTGCCGGAAGCGGCGCGTGACGCGAAGTTGCGCGAGTTGATCCAGCAGGAGCCGACGTTCAACCGGCTGATCGGCAACGCGCCGTTCCTGATGCCGGTGCGGCATATCGGCGGTTATGCGGCGAACGTGGAGCGCTTGCATGGGCCGGGTTACGCGTTGCTCGGCAATGCGGGCGAGTTTCTCGATCCGGTGTTCTCGTCGGGCGTGACGATCGCGTTGCGCTCCGCGCATCTCGCGGTCGAGACCTTGAACCGGCAACTGGATGGCGAAGAGGTCGACTGGTCCGCCGCTTACGACGTGCCGCTGCGCAAGGGGATCGATACGTTCCGCGCGTTTGTCGAGCGCTGGTACACCGGCGCGTTGCAGGACATCATCTTCTATCCGGAACAGGCGCCGTCGATCCGGCGGATGATCGCCGCGGTGCTGGCGGGTTATGCGTGGGACGAGTCGAATCCGTATGTCGCCGATCCGGTGCGACGGCTTAATGCGTTGCACGAGGTGTGTACGCAGCGTTGA
- the guaD gene encoding guanine deaminase gives MTHSANPAKAGQAAFRAQLLTFNGDPAQSPNAAVFNEDGLLIVEDGHVVAAGAYAALASQLAPGTQVQDMRDKLIVPGFIDTHIHYPQTDMIASPAPGLLPWLDTYTFPTERRFSDPAYAQDTASFFVEELLACGTTTALVYCTVHKESADALFTESEARNLRMVAGKVLMDRHCPEFLQDTPQSGYDDSAELIGRWHNRGRQMYALTPRFAPTSTEAQLEACGVLAKEHSDIFIQSHVAENTDEVKWVADLFPGHRSYLDIYDHYGLLRRRAVYGHCIYLDEEDRKRMAQTGAVASHCPTSNLFLGSGLFDFDKADAAGMPIALATDVGGGTSFSMLQTMNEAHKVARLTGHHLTATRMFYLATAGAAEALDLADKVGTLKPKSEADFVVLDPQATPLLARRTARTESLEELLFAFALLGDDRAIYETYAAGKRVHRRDDVRVHAPRTARIAA, from the coding sequence ATGACTCATTCGGCCAACCCGGCTAAAGCAGGCCAAGCGGCATTTCGCGCGCAACTGCTGACCTTCAACGGCGATCCCGCGCAATCGCCCAACGCAGCGGTCTTCAACGAGGACGGCTTGCTGATCGTCGAAGACGGTCATGTGGTCGCGGCCGGCGCGTATGCGGCGCTCGCGTCGCAACTCGCGCCCGGCACCCAGGTGCAGGACATGCGCGACAAGCTGATCGTGCCGGGCTTCATCGACACGCACATCCACTATCCGCAGACCGACATGATCGCCTCGCCGGCGCCGGGTCTGTTGCCGTGGCTCGACACCTACACGTTCCCGACCGAACGCCGCTTCAGCGATCCGGCGTATGCGCAAGACACCGCGAGCTTTTTCGTCGAAGAACTGCTGGCTTGCGGCACCACCACCGCGCTGGTGTATTGCACGGTCCATAAGGAATCGGCCGACGCGCTCTTCACCGAAAGCGAAGCCCGCAATCTGCGGATGGTGGCCGGCAAGGTGCTGATGGACCGCCATTGCCCCGAGTTCCTGCAGGACACGCCGCAATCGGGCTACGACGACAGCGCCGAGTTGATCGGCCGCTGGCATAACCGTGGCCGCCAGATGTACGCGCTCACGCCGCGTTTCGCGCCGACTTCGACTGAAGCGCAACTCGAAGCATGCGGTGTGTTGGCCAAAGAGCATTCGGACATCTTCATTCAGAGCCATGTGGCGGAAAACACCGACGAAGTGAAGTGGGTCGCCGATCTGTTCCCGGGCCACCGCAGCTATCTGGACATCTACGATCACTACGGTTTGCTGCGCCGCCGCGCGGTGTACGGCCATTGCATCTACCTCGACGAGGAAGACCGCAAGCGCATGGCGCAAACCGGCGCGGTCGCGTCGCACTGCCCGACGTCGAATCTGTTCCTCGGCAGCGGTCTGTTCGACTTCGACAAGGCCGACGCAGCCGGCATGCCGATCGCACTCGCCACCGACGTCGGCGGCGGCACGTCGTTCTCGATGCTGCAAACCATGAACGAGGCGCACAAGGTTGCGCGCCTCACCGGCCACCATCTGACCGCCACGCGGATGTTCTATCTGGCGACCGCCGGCGCCGCCGAAGCACTCGACCTCGCGGATAAGGTCGGCACGTTGAAGCCGAAGTCGGAAGCGGACTTCGTGGTGCTCGATCCGCAAGCGACACCGCTGCTCGCACGCCGCACCGCGCGCACCGAATCGCTGGAAGAGTTGCTGTTCGCGTTCGCGCTGCTCGGCGACGATCGCGCGATCTATGAAACGTATGCGGCCGGCAAGCGCGTGCATCGCCGCGACGACGTGCGGGTGCATGCACCGCGTACGGCGAGGATCGCGGCATAA
- a CDS encoding adenosine deaminase codes for MTTTTATPTTLADKTARAPKAELHIHIEGSLEPELIFALAERNGVKLAYDSIDALRAAYAFTDLQSFLDIYYAGASVLLHEQDFYDMTTAYVERCLADNVIHSEIFFDPQTHTERGVPIATAVAGIERALADAEKRGMTSKLILCFLRHLSEEEALATFEEARPLFEQYKHRLIGVGLDSSERGHPPSKFERVFAKARALGLKLVAHAGEEGPPSYIYEALDLLKVDRVDHGVRSIEDPALVARLADSRVALTVCPLSNLKLCVFDDLTKHTLKDLLDRGVAVTVNSDDPAYFGGYVNANYFATIDALKLNDAEVYTIIRNSFEASFVTPEQRSELIAKLDAHWHPDGPH; via the coding sequence ATGACTACAACGACCGCTACCCCCACGACGCTCGCCGACAAAACCGCGCGGGCACCGAAGGCCGAGTTGCACATTCATATTGAAGGCTCGCTCGAACCCGAGCTGATTTTCGCGCTCGCCGAGCGCAACGGCGTGAAGCTCGCGTACGACTCGATCGACGCGTTGCGCGCCGCGTACGCGTTCACCGATCTGCAATCGTTCCTCGACATCTATTACGCCGGCGCGAGCGTGCTGCTGCACGAGCAGGATTTCTACGACATGACGACGGCGTATGTGGAACGCTGCCTCGCCGACAACGTGATTCACAGCGAGATTTTCTTCGATCCGCAGACACACACCGAACGCGGTGTGCCGATCGCGACGGCCGTCGCCGGAATCGAACGCGCGCTCGCCGACGCTGAAAAGCGCGGCATGACCAGCAAGCTGATTCTGTGTTTCCTGCGCCATCTGTCGGAAGAAGAGGCGCTCGCCACCTTCGAAGAAGCACGGCCGCTGTTCGAGCAGTACAAGCATCGCCTGATCGGCGTGGGGCTCGATTCGTCGGAGCGCGGCCACCCGCCTTCGAAGTTCGAACGCGTGTTCGCGAAGGCGCGCGCGCTCGGCCTGAAACTGGTCGCGCATGCGGGCGAAGAAGGTCCGCCGTCGTATATCTATGAAGCGCTCGATCTGCTGAAAGTGGACCGCGTCGATCACGGCGTGCGCAGTATCGAAGATCCGGCGCTCGTCGCGCGTCTGGCCGATTCGCGCGTGGCGTTGACCGTGTGTCCGCTGTCCAACCTGAAGCTGTGCGTGTTCGACGATCTGACCAAACACACGCTCAAAGACCTGCTGGATCGCGGCGTCGCCGTGACGGTGAATTCCGACGATCCCGCTTATTTCGGCGGTTACGTGAACGCCAATTATTTCGCCACTATCGACGCGTTGAAGCTCAACGATGCCGAGGTCTACACGATCATCCGCAACAGCTTCGAAGCGTCGTTCGTCACGCCCGAGCAACGCAGCGAACTGATCGCGAAGCTCGACGCGCACTGGCACCCAGACGGCCCGCACTGA